Part of the Arthrobacter globiformis genome is shown below.
GATCGGATGAATTCGAATCGGGCCTATTCATCGGTCGCGCCCTTCTGGCTGGCTGTCGCGGAGTCGGCGGATCCCTGGTGGCCGCCCGCCACCACGGAGCGGATGAAGTCCACCGAGGCGCTGAAGATCTGATCGGCATCGTGGTCCAGCGTGGCCACGTGATAACTGTTGTCGAGCAGTGTGAGCTGCAGCGGGGCGTGGATAAGCCCGCGCCGCAGCGCTGTGATGCTGGTATCGGAAACAACGTGGTCCACCGTGGAGCGGAACACGCGCACCGGCGCTGTTATGCGCGGCAGCAGCCGGACCGTGTCTTTGAACATTTTATTCAGTTCGTGGGCAGCTGCCACAGGGGTGCGGGGATATGCGCCCTCGTCGACGCCCTGCTTCCGGATGTCGTTGGCTATTGCCGGCGTGCTCTTGAGGACCAGCTTGAGGATCCCGGCCAGCGGGGCACGGCGGTCATCAATGACAAGGCCGGGGTTGACCACGATGGCTCCGGCGACGGGCCTGGTCGCGGCGAGGCGCAGTGCCAGGGCGCCGCCCATGGACAGGCCCGCTGCGAAGACAAGGTCGCACTCGGACTCGAGCTCCAGGTACGCGGCGTCCATCGCGTCATGCCACTGCGGCCAGCGGTTGCGGGACAGCTCCTGCCAGGTGGTGCCGTGGCCCGGCAGCAGCGGCATCCTCACGGCAAAGCCGGCATCGGCAAACGATTGGGCCCACGAACGCAGGCTGTGCGGGCTGCCGGTGAACCCGTGGGACAGTGCGATGCCGATGGACGGCCCCTCGCCGGAGAAGGCGCTGCTGAACGGGCTGTGATCGGGAACTGTGGTCATGACTTCTCCGACGGTATGTGGCTTCGGGAATGCAGCTGAAAAAACCGCGCCGAGGACTCGAAAATTTCCTGGGCGTCCGTGTCCAGCGTAGCCACATGACCGCTGTTCCTGAGCAGCACCACGTCGAGGCCCGCGGAGCCGAGGCGCCTCCGGATCAGGCTTAGCGAAGTCGGGGGTACCACTGCGTCACTGACCGACTTGAAGACCAGCACCGGGGCAGTGATCCGCGGCAGGCCGCGGACGGCGGCAGCGAACAGCCTCTTCAGCTGGTGAACCGCCGCCAGCGGCGTGAGGGAGTAGTCGCCGTCGTCCGTGGGGGCCGCCGTCGGATTTTCCTCCGCCATAGGCACCGTGGTTCTTTGGATGTACTTCAGCAGGCCAATGACCCGGACGCGCCGGTCGTAAAAGCTCAGGCCCGGATTGACGACGGCGACACCCGCCACGTTGTGGCTGGACGCGGTGAGCAGGGCGATGGCGCCGCCCATGGAGAGGCCTGCCACGTAGCATTCGTCGGTCCTGGCCGCCAGTTCCAGATACGACCGTTCGAAGGCGCCGTGCCACTCCCGCCATCCTGTCCCGGCCAGTTCCTGCCAGCTCGTGCCATGCCCTGGGAGCAGCGGAACCGTGACGGCGAAGCCGCGCCCGGCCAGGAATTCGGCCCACGGCAGGATGCTGAGGGGACTGCCGGTGAAGCCGTGGGAAATCGCGATTCCGATCCGCGCATTGACACCGTGTCCCGCGTAGCTGAAAGCGGCGGGCCTTGTGCGGTCGCTGCTTTCTGTCATGGATCCATCGTGTCACTGTTCCAGACAATTCTCACTAGAGTAGGGTTGCATTGCAGTGCCGCTGGGCCGTTTGGAACGCCCGGGCGGTAGCCTTCCGGAGAGGTAAGACACGTGTTCTATTGGGTCATGAAGCGGATCTTCCTGGGGCCGGTGGTCCGCACTCTTTTCCGGCCGTGGGTCAAAGGGCTGGACAACATCCCGTCCGAGGGGGCCGCCATTATCGCCTCCAACCACCTTTCATTTTCGGACTCTATCTTCATGCCGCTGATGGTGCCGCGGCCCGTCATTTTCCTGGCCAAAGCCGAGTACTTCACGGGCACGGGGCTCAAGGGCCGGTTGACCGCCCTGTTCTTCCGGCTGACCAACCAGCTCCCCATGGACCGTTCCGGGGGCGCGGCGTCGGCGGCCTCACTCGATGCGGGCATGGATGTGCTCACCCACGGCGGACTGCTGGGCATCTACCCCGAGGGGACGCGCAGCCCCGACTCGCGGCTGTACCGCGGGAAAGTGGGGGTGGCTCGGCTGGCCCTGCAGGCCGGTGTCCCCGTCATCCCGGTGGCGATGATCGGAACGGACAAGGTTCAGCCCATCGGCAAGCGGCTGCCGACCATCCGGCGGATCGGCATGATCTTCGGCAAGCCCCTGGACTTCAGCAGGTATGAGGGCATGGCCGATGACCGGCTGATCCAGCGGTCCGTCACGGACGAGGTCATGTACGAGCTCATGCGGCTCTCCGGACAGGAATACGTGGACGAGTACGCCTCGGTGGTCAAGCTCAGGCTGGCGGGGAAGGCCGGCCCGGAGCCGGGGGAGGCCGGTTCCTCCCGGTCGGCGTCGTAGATGTCCGTGACGCCGTGTATCTGTGACGCCGTGTATCTGTGACGCGGGGGCCGGGCGCATGACAGTCCGGGTGTCCCGAAGCAGGTTCGGCCCTCTACTCTTAGTAGTGTGACTGAGCTATCTGCAAAACCTGCCTCTTCCCTGACCAGCACTTCACAGAGCGGTGCGGCCAACTATCCGGGACTCGACAACTGGCGGGACCTTCCCATCTCCCAGCAGCCGAGCTGGGAGGACTCCGGGGTCTTCAACGCATCCGTCAAGGAATTGTCCGCGCTCCCGCCGCTCGTTTTCGCGGGCGAGGTGGACATCCTGCGCGAGCGTCTCGCCGCCGCAGCCCAGGGCAAGGCCTTCCTGCTTCAGGGCGGTGACTGCGCCGAGACCTTTGAGGGTGCCACGGCGGACAAGATCAGCGCACGGGTGAAGACGATCCTGCAGATGGCAGTGGTCCTGACCTACGGCGC
Proteins encoded:
- a CDS encoding alpha/beta hydrolase; this encodes MTTVPDHSPFSSAFSGEGPSIGIALSHGFTGSPHSLRSWAQSFADAGFAVRMPLLPGHGTTWQELSRNRWPQWHDAMDAAYLELESECDLVFAAGLSMGGALALRLAATRPVAGAIVVNPGLVIDDRRAPLAGILKLVLKSTPAIANDIRKQGVDEGAYPRTPVAAAHELNKMFKDTVRLLPRITAPVRVFRSTVDHVVSDTSITALRRGLIHAPLQLTLLDNSYHVATLDHDADQIFSASVDFIRSVVAGGHQGSADSATASQKGATDE
- a CDS encoding alpha/beta hydrolase; this encodes MTESSDRTRPAAFSYAGHGVNARIGIAISHGFTGSPLSILPWAEFLAGRGFAVTVPLLPGHGTSWQELAGTGWREWHGAFERSYLELAARTDECYVAGLSMGGAIALLTASSHNVAGVAVVNPGLSFYDRRVRVIGLLKYIQRTTVPMAEENPTAAPTDDGDYSLTPLAAVHQLKRLFAAAVRGLPRITAPVLVFKSVSDAVVPPTSLSLIRRRLGSAGLDVVLLRNSGHVATLDTDAQEIFESSARFFQLHSRSHIPSEKS
- a CDS encoding lysophospholipid acyltransferase family protein — translated: MFYWVMKRIFLGPVVRTLFRPWVKGLDNIPSEGAAIIASNHLSFSDSIFMPLMVPRPVIFLAKAEYFTGTGLKGRLTALFFRLTNQLPMDRSGGAASAASLDAGMDVLTHGGLLGIYPEGTRSPDSRLYRGKVGVARLALQAGVPVIPVAMIGTDKVQPIGKRLPTIRRIGMIFGKPLDFSRYEGMADDRLIQRSVTDEVMYELMRLSGQEYVDEYASVVKLRLAGKAGPEPGEAGSSRSAS